Proteins from a genomic interval of Rosa chinensis cultivar Old Blush chromosome 2, RchiOBHm-V2, whole genome shotgun sequence:
- the LOC121051175 gene encoding protein Ycf2-like gives MYFIINLMNFENDSDLVHGLLEVEVEGSLVGSSKTEKDCSKFDNDRVTLLLRPEPRNPLDMMQNGSCSTIDKRFFSEQYESEFEEGEGEGVLDLQRIEEDLFNHIVWAPRIWRPWGFLFDCIERPNEMGFPYWVRSFQGKRIIYDEKDGLQENDSEFLQSQYQTRDRSSKEQGFFRISQLVWDLADPFFFLFKDPPFISVFSHREFFADEEMPKRLLTFQTDLPTTLYKRWFIKNTQERHFELLIHRQRWLRTNSSLSNGFFCSNTPSESYKYLSKLFLSN, from the coding sequence ATGTATTTTATCATCAACTTGATGAATTTTGAGAATGATTCTGATCTAGTTCATGGCCTATTAGAAGTAGAAGTAGAAGGCTCTCTGGTGGGATCCTCCAAGACAGAAAAAGATTGTAGTAAGTTTGATAATGATCGAGTGACATTGCTTCTTCGGCCCGAACCAAGGAATCCCTTAGATATGATGCAAAATGGATCTTGTTCTACCATTGATAAGAGATTTTTCTCTGAACAATACGAATCGGAGTTTGAAGAAGGGGAAGGAGAAGGAGTCCTCGACCTACAACGGATAGAGGAGGATTTATTCAATCACATAGTTTGGGCTCCTAGAATATGGCGCCCTTGGGGCTTTCTATTTGATTGTATCGAAAGGCCCAATGAAATGGGATTTCCCTATTGGGTCAGGTCATTTCAGGGTAAGCGGATCATTTATGATGAAAAGGATGGGCTTCAAGAGAATGATTCGGAGTTCTTGCAGAGTCAGTACCAGACACGAGATAGATCTTCCAAAGAACAAGGCTTCTTTCGAATAAGCCAATTAGTTTGGGATCTTGCGGATCCATTCTTTTTTCTATTCAAAGATCCGCCTTTTATCTCTGTGTTTTCACATCGAGAATTCTTTGCAGATGAAGAGATGCCAAAGAGGCTTCTTACTTTCCAAACAGATCTTCCTACAACTCTATATAAACGCTGGTTTATCAAGAATACACAAGAAAGGCACTTCGAATTGTTGATTCATCGCCAGAGATGGCTTAGAACCAACAGTTCATTATCTAATGGATTTTTCTGTTCTAATACTCCATCCGAGAGTTATAAGTATTTATCAAAGCTGTTCCTATCTAACTAA